The DNA segment GTTTGCAAGTAAattctaaatatattttaaattaccatatttttttttcaattcactGCTCTCACTCAACTTAACCCACCATATCAATTCACCGCTCACCTACTCCACCATTTACCGTAGctatttcctcaatttcttttccttttctaggGTAAGGTTTCGTCCCCGTTCTTGGTTAAATCACTCGTACAATAATTAAAAGTTTTACTAGAGAAATACAGCctgatataaaaaataaaatcctaAGAAAGCAAACTCAACAGGGAATGCAGAGACCCATTTTTACAGCCGCCCAATGGATCTCCAGAAGTTAGTGCCAATTTGAGTTGGGCACAGGCGACCGAAAACAACATGAagattgaaaatgaattgattttctGGGCCGGCCTTCTAGATATTGGACTAGTGGTAGTTAAGAATAAAGAGGGACTGTGTTAGTCCATTTTTAAACTCATTCAGTACATTTTATGTAACATAAAGGGCTCCAGCAACCTGGACAATTGGTAAGTGGCAACCGCTGACGCGTCAATTATCGCAATTAACATCCTATAACCTTCCAAATATTCACATTTGGAGCATACAGAAAAAGCCAACAGTGAAACCATTTATCTCGTCCAAGTACACAATGACCGCCCCTTCACTTTCAGTCCATGGTGATAAAAGTTGACaatatttcttctttttttttttttccaagtaAGCAAATAATTCAAgagaataaaatataattttataaaaataaatatcttAAAGAAAAAGAAACACTCCTCAGATGTTATAATAGGCCGAACGGTTCAGGGAGAGACTCAAATCCATTATCGAAGATTGCTCCTTGatcagatttatcatcaatactgTGCAGCCAGTTGGTGTTCTTCAAATCCTCAAGTAATATTGTATCATATCGGGAGCTTTCGTAGTTGTCAACTTCACTCAACTTTGCGTAATATCTTCCATCAATGGCTTCAATTCCATTTTCTGCCGGCCTGCTCATATTGTTTCCATTCTCCAAAATATCTCCATTGTTAATGGATTCTGGAGCACTCATAGAACGTACAGATTGGGTTCTGGAAGCAGATCGAATGCTCTGGGGGAAAAGAGTGGTACCTGAAAGTGCACGAGTGCTGCCTGTGCCATTTTTTATGTCCTGCATCATTTAGTTGATATCTCATTAGAAGAATCTCATGAGACAACCTATACTTTGAAAGTGGGAAAAAAATGAACATAAAAAAGATGAcggggtttgggagaaaaaaaaaaggaaaaatgttgcATGTAATTGCAACCTGACATAATAAAGAAATTATTCCTTTGCATTAGGATCCATTATCATCTATTAAATATAACCTTTTTCATTGCACTAGAAAACAGCAAGAAATCAATGCAACATCTCAACTTCTCCTTCCACCTGTGCACCTAATACACAATGCTATCACATGTTCAAGCTATCactcatgaaaattaaattaattcaaccCAAGTCACATCCTAAAAGTTTCCAGCTAAAATACTTGAATGAACTGCCAGGGAACAAAAAAAGATTTAAAAATCATATTGCTAaaataaatgaaagaaaatatacaAGCATTTCAGtctttttaggcatgattataACAATGCTGATGATTTTAGAACCATATGATGCACAGCAACTGACAATTCTAGCCTACTCATTAACACTCAAAAACTATGAAGAAAAATGTACTTTAAGGCTTAAAACTGTTTAACACTCCAAATTTAGATTTGTATGATACAAACTAAAGTTAATGAATTATAACATGGAAATGAGAATGTCCATACCATATGCCTGATCGCCATATCCAAAGACTTCTTAGATATTGTCCTCCCAAAGCCAGTACTCTCTGCAGCAGTTGTTGATGACTTGACAGATTTCCGCATTGCTAAATCTGACACATGTAACACTTTTCGAGGTTCAGACATATCAGTAACATGCCCATTTGAATGCACACGACCCTTTCCAGGGGCCTCTGTTAGTCTTCCCCTTGAGACAATTGGAGATGAATGTCTTCTTGGCACATTCATTGAGCCAGTAGTTTCTGGGTTCCCCTTCATAGTGACTGCTACACCTGGCCGGGACCTACCAGCAGAAAGTGGTCTGTCTGGCAAAGTTGTTCTGAGGTTTGGAGGTGTGTCAAGGGGAAAATCAGGAGGAACAACTGGCTGTTGTGGAGGCCGGATTCGGGGGCCTGGGGAACTTGGTCGTGATGATGTTGCAGATGTGCGCCCATTTGAAAGAACACGCCCAACTGAAGTTGAAGGACCTGAGGCAGGTGACACAGAAGGTAATGGATTCCGACGTGTGGGAGTAGATGAACGAGAATTTGATCGTGTAGCGGTTGAATTCAAGTTTGCAGGAATTTGTGCCCTAGAACTTGGAGTAGAGGACCTTGAGTTTTGGGATTGCCGAGTCTTGTCAATTAAAGAGCTGGCAGGGGCTGGACGAACTCTTGATGGAGTTGAGGGACGTGATGTCGTTGGGCGAGCAGATGGCGTGGAAGGTCTTGCTGTAGATGGAGAGCGGGCAATTGGGGAGGATGGTCTTGTGTAAGATGAAACTGAAGCTGAGCTTGTATTTAGGATTGAAGACGATCTATTTGACAAATGGGTACTAGATTGTGAAGATGAGATAGAGGAGCGAGTCAATGAACTGCTTCTAGTAGGTCTAGTGGAATGGTAGCTCTCTGATTGTGAGACAGAAAGCTAAAACAcagacaaaataaaaattaatcattCAGTTGGAAGTTCAAAAGTTGAATACATGTCATGCCAAAGTCCTTTCCAAATAGGAACTTCTACAGAAATTTTCTTATTTATCCAGGGGAGTTAATTGAGATCCAGTATAAAATAGTTCAAAATTGcaataataaataaagaaaaagggTCTTGCATACCCTTGAAGCTTTAGTAGTAGAAACTGATCTAGGCAAGGAACTGCTTCTTGGAGCCACTGAAGTTGGTTGTGACTCGCTGCCCTCAGATGATGGAAAGAGAGGAGTTCCAGGAGGAGTGAGAAGCCTAAGGACATGATAAATGGTAAAGGCAATGACATATGAATGTTAATTTCACATTACTGAGAAACCATATCGGCAATGATATATGAATTCTAGTTTCACATTTTCCTTAGTAACTATTTCAACACAACAGTAACAATGTGCTCTAGATATGTGCATCTAATATGAAATGAATATTTAACTTCTACAACTTCAGGCCAAGAGAACTTTAGGAACTGGTACTCAAGGTAAAGAAGCATCACAAGTAATGGGAATTCTTTAGTTAGAGCTATAGTATTGTATAATCATTCAAAACATCAAAATAATCTGGATAGTGTTCAGGTAGACATGTGAATCTATCATTAAAGAAAGGTCGTCCTTCATATCTTCCTACAAATATGCTATTATTTTAAATATGCATCACAAATTGTCTATTACAACCGTATGCAGCAGCAATAGCAGACAATTATCCATTTTATATTCCTGATAATGCAAATACTAGAGATGATTCCTAAGCAACTCCAACAAACATTCTCAACAAAAGTTTCATttctccttttttcttttttctttttttttttggtaattttCCAAATTATTTTCATTCTATTAAGATCTTTAAATAACGTGGCAAAAGGCATTGTTCAAACTTCCAGCGATCCTGGAACAAATTTTAGTATCCTGTGGTCAATTAATGCATGTAACAGATAACCACAATCTAAAACGTGTAAAATATTGGCAAAGGATTTCAATCTATGCTGGCATACTTCGAATATGAATAAGATCAGATGACAAAACGAATTTATATCTAACACGATGGCAATTCATGGGGAGGAAGAGATTAATATAGATCTGAACTTTAACATGTGATTAATTATGTGAGATTCCAAGATTTTACCAGTCATAATCATGCTTCCCTCCATCTGTGGATGACAATAGATCATCGATCCCACTCTTTGCTAGTTTGGCTGGTCCAACAGGAAGTCTCCCTAGTTTCACTGAGACTGCAATGAAGACCCACATCATAACAGTAccaatttttttctaaaaaaaaaaaagaagaataaattaaaaatagaagAGCTTGTAAGACATACACTCTGCACAGATTCAGAAATCCCAAGCGATTTTTTACCGACAATTGGAGACTAAAATAAAATcggaaatcaaaattaaaatatagcgAAAATCATAAATGCAACCGCCGTCAGGTGAATTCCATTGATAAAAAGACTCCATTGCTGAACGCAAGAGAAAAAGAAAGGCGACGATGCTCACTGGCGGTACCGCGGAGAAGGAAAAACGACGCCGTTGAGCCACTTTTTTTCCATACCAAACGGCGTCGTTAGCCTTCACGAATAGGTTTCTACTAATAAAATGTTGCTCAAGGAACATCATTTTCATTTTCAAAATCTCCCTCTTTTAGAGCGATAAGTGAAAACTGTCCACTTAAAGCCGACAAATCAAACATAAATGAACTGGAAATAAAATAGATATGCCGAAATCTCGGCTATCGCCTAAAAAGTGACAGTATTATCCCTTCTCTGCCGCCAAAAAAAACTCCGTGGAACGGAAGCAGTAAAGAAAATACGACctaagaaaagcaaagaaaaacaaaaattgaaaaagtgattAATCGAATGGCGGAATACCATCGGAAGATTCGTCAGAAGAGGCAACAGATAGACTACGACGGTTCTTAGAGAAGAGATCCAAGTTCTCGTCGGTGTCTCTGGAAAAAGCGGTAAAACTATGACCTCGACGGTGGTGCTGAGAAAGCGATCCTGCCGGAACATTCCTGGCTCCGACTAGAGATTCTCTGAAACTATTCCTACTCATGATTGGTCAGTTCAGTAAGCGCAGGGTTGAGTAGCCGCCAAACGCATCTCCAAGCATGGAGAGAATAATAAGATCTGGTAGTGCAGAGGGATTGCAGTAGATGCAAAGCGAGGGAGCACAGCAAGAAGTCACCCAGCACTTATTTTATGTTTTACGTCACCACACGCAGACACAGGGATAGAGAGT comes from the Hevea brasiliensis isolate MT/VB/25A 57/8 chromosome 5, ASM3005281v1, whole genome shotgun sequence genome and includes:
- the LOC110667727 gene encoding uncharacterized protein LOC110667727 isoform X2, with the translated sequence MFRQDRFLSTTVEVIVLPLFPETPTRTWISSLRTVVVYLLPLLTNLPMKKIGTVMMWVFIAVSVKLGRLPVGPAKLAKSGIDDLLSSTDGGKHDYDWLLTPPGTPLFPSSEGSESQPTSVAPRSSSLPRSVSTTKASRLSVSQSESYHSTRPTRSSSLTRSSISSSQSSTHLSNRSSSILNTSSASVSSYTRPSSPIARSPSTARPSTPSARPTTSRPSTPSRVRPAPASSLIDKTRQSQNSRSSTPSSRAQIPANLNSTATRSNSRSSTPTRRNPLPSVSPASGPSTSVGRVLSNGRTSATSSRPSSPGPRIRPPQQPVVPPDFPLDTPPNLRTTLPDRPLSAGRSRPGVAVTMKGNPETTGSMNVPRRHSSPIVSRGRLTEAPGKGRVHSNGHVTDMSEPRKVLHVSDLAMRKSVKSSTTAAESTGFGRTISKKSLDMAIRHMDIKNGTGSTRALSGTTLFPQSIRSASRTQSVRSMSAPESINNGDILENGNNMSRPAENGIEAIDGRYYAKLSEVDNYESSRYDTILLEDLKNTNWLHSIDDKSDQGAIFDNGFESLPEPFGLL
- the LOC110667727 gene encoding uncharacterized protein LOC110667727 isoform X1; its protein translation is MSRNSFRESLVGARNVPAGSLSQHHRRGHSFTAFSRDTDENLDLFSKNRRSLSVASSDESSDVSVKLGRLPVGPAKLAKSGIDDLLSSTDGGKHDYDWLLTPPGTPLFPSSEGSESQPTSVAPRSSSLPRSVSTTKASRLSVSQSESYHSTRPTRSSSLTRSSISSSQSSTHLSNRSSSILNTSSASVSSYTRPSSPIARSPSTARPSTPSARPTTSRPSTPSRVRPAPASSLIDKTRQSQNSRSSTPSSRAQIPANLNSTATRSNSRSSTPTRRNPLPSVSPASGPSTSVGRVLSNGRTSATSSRPSSPGPRIRPPQQPVVPPDFPLDTPPNLRTTLPDRPLSAGRSRPGVAVTMKGNPETTGSMNVPRRHSSPIVSRGRLTEAPGKGRVHSNGHVTDMSEPRKVLHVSDLAMRKSVKSSTTAAESTGFGRTISKKSLDMAIRHMDIKNGTGSTRALSGTTLFPQSIRSASRTQSVRSMSAPESINNGDILENGNNMSRPAENGIEAIDGRYYAKLSEVDNYESSRYDTILLEDLKNTNWLHSIDDKSDQGAIFDNGFESLPEPFGLL